GGCAATCTTAAGTATTCCAATAATCATTTAATCGAGCTTTCATTCGCGGTGGTACCTGTACCTTTGTCATGACTGTCATGGCTCCGATTCCTTTGGAGTATTTGAGTTCCTTCACGAAGTCATGAAGTGATTACAAGTCCTTCACAATGTGGTAGGGACTGCCGTTGTCTCAAATGAAAGAAAGGTACAAGGAACACAACGAAACAAATTGAAAGCTTTTCACATCGAACACAGCATTGgtttgtgaagaagtggtTCCAGACATGTCAATTTTGTCTGTTTAGTGTGGTTTAACCTTCGATCTCTTAGACCCATTTTTGCCGCCTTGTTCTCTTGGATggaaactttttttttccaactCTAGTCTTGAGATGAGGATACTTTGTCCCAACAAGTGCTTTCCGTATGTTTTGCCCTCTTGCAATGGTTGCAGGTGGTCCTTCCACCAGAGTCGGTGATCACGTTACCAGCGGAAGAAGTGTGATCAATAGGTCGGACTTTCAAAGGAGTGTAGAGGGCTGTGGTGGCCCTCCAGTTGGCTTCGTAGAATTTGTCATTCATATTCATCCCTTCACGTTGCAGGATTCCTTCAATAATTTCCTttgcaccagcagcagggTAAAATATTTACCGAAGTTGATCAGGTTTTTTGAGTACAATTCGTCATGGGTGAGCTAGGCGGCTTTGAGGTGAAAACAAACTTCAATAGAGGTTTCTTCACCTTTCGCTCGAAACTCATCCCACTTGTGGGCCCAGGAGCACAAGAACAGTGTGTACACATGAACGTCTAACTTGGCGAGTCTATCATGAAGAATCTTGAAACGATCCAAAGGATCATCGGTTGGCAAGTCAATAGTAGTGATGACAGGAGTGATTAACCCTTTGCCAATGATCCCAGCGCAAATTCTTTTCACATTTACGGAAACGCGTTCTTGTTCATCAGCAGGTAATGTTTCCAAGTAAGCCTTGCCCTTTTCCTCATCATAAAAATAGTTCATATAGTGGAGTTTCTCCCTCAAACCAAATTTATTCTGAGTCTCGTTGCATACATTGAAGATCCAAGTCAAGTAGCCTTCCTCCTCAGCAAGAACACCCGGAAAATGGAATTCAGTTTGGTTGGCGACATCGTTTCCATGCTGGTAAAGATGAACGATTACAGGTGCGCCGTAGAAGCAACAGAAGACATTGCTTAATACGCAAACTTATTGTTTAACTTTGATACTGAATTCAATAGAGAGACGGGAGATTCTCTTAATTTATATATCGCTCTGAAACAGGGGCATTTATATCCGTTGTTTCATATCTGTCCACTGTGCACCACACTGGGCCAGGCAATGCTGTGAGGGTTTCAGTGTGCTAGTAAGAGGTATTTCCTGCAGATGGACACTCGGTATCCTTCAACCTAGTTAACGAATTTCGATGCTCATCGCAAAAAAACCCACCACTAGTGTACTAAGTATGGGGAAGAAGTCCAAATCGAAGAAAGAATCTGCCAAGCAGCCGGAGCTGAAACCACAGAAGAGAACCCACGAGGAGGCTGAGATCTCCGACACAGAAAAACTAATGGACGAAGTTGATGGTGACTTCGACGACATCGCTAAGCTCTTAGGCGATAACGTTAAAGACCCAGATGCCGCAAAAgaggcaaagaagaaagccaaaaaagagaaagctgAAGCTCAGAAAGCTGAACAGGATAAAGCTATCAAGCCCACCTTAGAAAAAACCGCAGAAGACGACAATGAAGAAGGGCTCAACACCGACTTCGAGAAGGCTGATCTCAGTGAGCCTACTATGAAAGCTATCAGAGCAATGAAATTCACAAAAATGACCAAGGTTCAGGCCAAGACGATTCCTCCTCTTTTAGCAGGACGTGATGTTCTTGGTGCTGCAAAGACTGGTTCGGGTAAGACGTTGGCGTTCTTGATTCCTGCTATCGAGCTCTTGTACTCCCTTAAATTCAAGCCTAGAAACGGTACTGGTGTGATCGTCATTTCGCCTACAAGAGAGTTGGCACTTCAGATTTTTGGTGTTGCCAGAGAGCTCATGGAACACCACTCACAGACGTTTGGTATTGTCATCGGCGGTGCCAACagaagacaagaagctgACAAACTTATGAAAGGTgtgaacttgttgatcGCCACTCCTGGCAGACTCTTGGATCATTTGCAGAACACTGAGGGATTTGTGTTCAAGAATTTAAAGGCCTTGGTCATAGACGAGGCCGACAGAATTTTGGAGATCGgtttcgaagaagaaatgaagcAGATTATCAAGATCTTGCCTAATGAAAACAGACAGTCGATGTTATTTTCTGCAACACAAACAACAAAGGTTGAGGACTTGGCCAGAATGTCCTTGAGGCCGGGACCTCTTTATATAAACGTTGTTCCCGAGAGCGCTGCACTGACAGCTGACGGTTTGGAGCAAGGTTACGTTGTCTGCGACAGCGACAAGCGtttcttgcttttgttttccttcctcaaaaggaacgccaaaaagaagatcatcgTGTTCCTTTCGTCATGTAATTGTGTCAAATACTTTGGTGAACTTTTGAACTATATCGACTTGCCTGTGTTGGATCTTCATGGTAAGCAGAAACAGGCCAAGAGAACAAATAccttttttgaattttgcaacGCTAAGCAGGGTACATTGATCTGTACTGATGTTGCCGCCAGAGGCCTTGATATTCCAGCAGTTGACTGGATCATTCAGTTCGATCCACCAGATGATCCTAGAGATTACATCCACAGAGTTGGTCGTACTGCCAGAGGAACCGAGGGCAAGGGTAAGTctttgatgttcttgacgCCCAACGAATTGGGTTTTTTGAGATACTTGAAGGCCGCCAACGTGCCATTGAACGAATACGAGTTTCCCGCCAATAAGATTGCCAACGTGCAGAGTCAGTTGACGAAGTTAATCAAGAGCAACTACTGGTTGCATCAGAGCGCCAAGGACGGCTACAGGTCGTACTTGCAAGCGTATGCATCGCATCATCTCAAGACGGTGTACCAGATAGACAAGTTGgacttggtgaaggtggCCAAGTCGTTTGGGTTTGAAGTTCCTCCAAAGGTGAATATCACTATTGGAGCGAGCGGCAAGTCGATcgaaaagaagcacaagaagcagaggagGAGTTAGATAGCATTGTACCATAGGAACTCGAAAATAGACAAATACCACGCAGGTGGTGTAGGTAGACTGACTCATAGGGTGACCAATTTGATAGGGCAGGAGTCAATTGAGACTCAGAATAGTTAGAATACAGACTCCCCTTTGTAAATGGACCATAAAATCTAGTGGCCATTCGCAACCATAGTCGATACTCCAATATAAATTAGTCAATGCCCATACTTTCCCAAAAAGCAAGATTAAGGTACTCTCAACCCGAAAGAACTAAGTCTTCAGATGTATCCTATTCTAAGGAATCTGCGTAATTAACTTCACTGTGGGGAACTCGCGATGCTCATCTCAAAAACTCACTTTCACCAACCTTCGACAACCACAACACCTCCAAATCCACCAATTGCTTCGCATGCGTGCAGGAACCCTTCTACGCCAGCTCTTCCGTGAAGGCGATCTGGCCCTCTGCCGCCCTCTTCGAAGCCTCAACCTGCCGATCCTCCTTCTGCCTTTGATCAAAGATAAGATTGTACACACCCACAACGGGAGCTTGTCTCATAACGAGATCATTGGACAGCCAAAACGCATGTACTTGTCGTTTGCCAAGGGTAAGCTTTCAGATGATCCTGCTGCCAACAAATTTGTGGTGACCGAACCTACTTTAGACGAGTACGTTGCCTTAGCTAGACGAAGAGCTCAACCTATATATGCTATGGACGCCGCTGTCGTGGCTCTGTTGGGGGACATAGATGTTACAGAGCCGATTACCGGAGCCAATGAAGGCTCTTTAAAACGATACTTGGAGGCTGGCACGGGCAATGGGTCGCTCACGTTGGCGATATGCCAGCTTCTACATGGAGCGAATGCGCTCGCCAGACACTTTGACGACACCTCACTTCGAGGGGCACTTTTACACTCAATTGATAGAAACAAGACTCATCAGGAGAACGGGATTGCAAATGTGTCTGGTTACAAACGTGGAAGGTACTTGGGAGATGTGGAGTTTGAATTGGCAGAGCTGCCGCTGGAGTGGGTGCAAAAGTTTCCTGGGGAGCTCATTCTACACGGAGTGTTTCTCGATTTACCCGACCCACACCTCTACTTGGCTGATCTATCGAAGGTGTTGGCACTTGAAGGCACAATTGTGGTATTTTGTCCCTCGATAACGCAGTTGCTCAAATGCAAGCAGAAACTAGTGCCGGGTCCGAACGAAGAGAAGGTAGATTTGTCATTGATTCGAGCTTTGGAGCTTCCTCCCGGAAATGGAGGAGGAACGAGAGAATGGGATGTTTCGTCGGTCGTCACGAAAGCTACTGGTGAAAGAGTTGATGTTTGTCGTCCCAAAGTTGGTGAGAGGGTAGTTGGTGGTGGATTTGTGGGTGTTTTTAAGCGCAAATCAGTCGATGGAATGTTATATTAGGTCTATTGTACACTTTTAATTATTTGGAATTACTCCCAGAGAAAACTGATAAATCTCCAGCCTCCCTTGGTCTTTTGAATGATCTCTGGGTTCTCCTCGACGGCCTTGAATAACGTCTTCAAGTCCACATCCTCAGATCGTATGacttttgtctttttgaagaacttcCAAAAGAAGTACAACACCGGAAAGAGTGGTATGACGAAGTAGGAGCTGAAGAAGGACGAGATGTCGAAGTTattgttcaagaagttggtgtATCCGCCAGtgaggagaagaatgataaagaaaaagagcgAAACGTATGCTCCGTAATGAGCAAAAGGCATTTTGTACGGCAAGTCAGATCGTGAATACCCTTGTGCTTTCAATGCTTTTTGAAGCGCAATGTGGTTGATGTCAATAGCGATCCATGTCACGAGCAAGTTGGCACTGGTCAAGTTCTGGAACCAGCCGAACACAGTCGCTGACTCTTTGCTGGCACTCATAAATGCCAAGGGCATCAACAAAGCAGACGCAATCACACCCCAGTATGGTAAACCGTATCTATTAGTTTTGAGAAAGAACTTGGGGGCCTGACCCCTAGCGGCCAATGCAAAtaaatttcttgaagtctggGTGATGCCCATGTTAGCAGCTGAGAATGCCGAAGTCAACACAACTGCGTTAATCACACTAGGAAGACCTTTGATTCCTGCTTCGTGTATAGCGATAACAAAAGGCGAGCCGCTGGAGTCACCGGTGGTGTTAGCGATTCTTGGATTGTCAGCAGACAAAATGAGGGTAAGACTGAAGATTGTGAGCATGTAAAGGGCAAACACTCTATAGAAGATTCGCTTTCCTGCCACATAGATGGAGTACCTTGGGTTGCGTGTCTCCCCACCATAGAATGAAATGGCATTGACACCACCGAAAGCGTAAACGGTGGAGCCTGTGGCATTCCACCACGAAAGGAATTTCCCTAGGCTTCCTGACGTATAGTATTCTCTGAAAGGAGTTTCCTTCCAGTAGCGAAACCCGATTCGGTCAATGTTAGGCACACCGCCTAAATCAATGACTATGGAAAGGATCACAAGCCCAGCGATCAAGAGCACCTTAAGagagccaaaaaagaactcGACCTCACCGTAAAACCTAATGTTTACGGAATTGCAAGCGACAATGATGATACCGAAAACAGCGATCCATACGGCCGGGTTCACATCGCTCCAGTAGCCCATAATCACCGCCGTGGCCGAAAGGTCCCCCGGAATAACGTGCTGATAAACACCGATCCAGCCAAGGGCAAACGAATAAGCACTATCGACAAAATGGTCGCCGTGTCTGATGTAAGAACCTGTGACAGGCATGAATGTGGATAATTCGATCATGGCGAGCTGGTTCAAACCAACAAGAATCCCCACAAAAAGGTACGAGAGCACCATGCCCACATTGCCAGTCAAGTACAAGGTTTTTCCGCTCGACAAGAACAAACCAGTGCCGAACACATTTACCACAGAGAGCATCTGTAAGTGACGCAGCTGGAGACCTCGGCTAAGATTATTTTCGTCGCCATACACATAATTATCCAGCTGCGATTGAGCAGATGACTCGGATTCGACAACATGGACATCGTTGGCGTCTCCTTTGGACAAGGTGGAGTTCTGTGACGACACAGGGGACTCTTCTATGGAGTCATTCTTGGACATGgagatggctgcgaaaaggTGCAAGTAGatctgttgaagatggGTGAGTCGAGAAAGCGAAGCTCACGGGAAGGTTGCTGAAATTGCAATCGTGACTGTTTCGAAGAAGTCACAAAGGGGAGACGATTTTGTCAGCAGTTGAAGCTGATGTCTTAGATTAGGCAACGAAGAGGAGCCGACTGAGGCGGTTAGCGTAGCAACGATGCAAAGGACGTAACCAGAAGAGGTTCAACTTACTGTTGAAGCAAGCACGAAGAAAACAAcgagaaaagaaggtgatCTTCAGAAGCGAATCTGTGGGGATGTGTCCTTTAAATCGATTGACTAAGCGAAAGGGCATTTTGACCGCCACAggtttcgcagccaggGCAAGCGAAGCGACCATCTGCGGCGCTTACAAAGCAGATCTGAACAAACGGTAAAATATACGAAGAAAAGTAGGaaatgaagaggaagaataGAATTGAAGGAACAAGCCAGCGCAGTGACATTAGTCCTTGGAGGTTAAGATTCTACGTGCTGCTCTATGGCTGGGGAAAAATCGCCTCCTGGTGAAACAGCCTTACGAGAatggatgcaaaaaattTGTTCCATGGCATGCGCCCTGCAAGAAGAGTGGTGCGTTTCAAAAGATTACCAACCCAAGATGTGTCAATGATCCAAGTTCTGCTGGATCTTCCAACCTGGCAAACACGTCAGGCTAATGTACCAATATTCTCCCATTTCGCTTTCTTCCCATCGATTCACCAGCTAGCTTTAGCGCGAAGTCGAACGGCGTTTGTAAGATGATGCCGCCAACAGATAACCTACATGATATTGCAGATGACGCAAAGTCATGGGACTTGGAGTAGGTGACCAGGAGGAGGTGTCTGAGACGGTCCTTTGCGAAGCAGGAAGCAGGTAGATTATTGTAGCAGTGGTGGTGTAGCGAGGGTTGCGTAGGGTGAGTAGTTAGCTTACTGAAGTATGGGCAGAACCGGGGATGAGAGTCGGGTGACTCCATATGGTTTATTAAGGGGCTGGGCCTTGGGAGCATTGTGGGCAGACAACCATCAAGAGGAAAGTACGAGTAAGTGTTGTCGGCTGCTTTTTGATTCTGATTAGTTTCAGTGGGTGAGTGTCCATGGATAAGTTTGTAGGTATTGTTTTCGCAGCCTTTGTGCTGAGGTGATGGGCATCGGCAGGTGTACCttttttaaattttttcttttaatCTGGACTATCAGCAAGGAGAATGAATTTCGCTTGTCATTTCCTCATGGCCCAAATTGTGGTATGCTTGCAGCATAAGGTTTAGGTATCCCATGGACCTTTTCGCATCCATTCATcactttggtgaacaagGTGCAAATGGCCACCAGAGAGTTACACTGTAGAGATCTCATGCTTTGAAAACTAGTGCTAGCACCTCTCTGTCAAACTCGATATATTTGCATGTCAACAGATTCTTCCAGTTCAGTCTCAATTATAGCTCACGAGCTGATGTTGCTGCAGTTCAAGTTTTTGCCAGTCTCGTTCTAGTATCGTGTCTCTTTCCCTACCATAgtgtttttcgcagccaaggcATCAGCGCTAGCATCAGAGCTAGCATCAAAGCCAACTCAGAACCCACACATAGACAAGCCAGAAACTGCAATTGAGACATTCTGAACGTCTGATTCCAGTTCTACTTTAGAGGTCTTGTCTTGAATTATCTTCTATCGTTACCTACAATTCATCTCACCTACCACTCTGCCTACCTACTAATTGGCATCGCGAAAAACTCACAACTACTatctcatcaacatgaaAGTTCTCAAGGAAAGAGTCGCCTTCCTACTGGACTACGAGGTCCTCGAGCACTTGAACGGGCTCAAGGAGAAATACAATTGGACGTTCACGCCccaagaggagaaggactCCAAAAGCAAGCGAAAGAGGTTTACAGGTGCTGGCCTTGACTTGGAGGTCATCACAAGAGACATCACTCTGTGCTTGGGGAAGCTGGCGGCAGGAGAAATCCCTAACACGGAGGCTGTAATGGAGATCATGACATTTTTGAACCAGTatgagttgatgaaggtggagaagcttcagATCCTCAATTCCTTGCCGAGGTCCATGGTGCATCTATATGCCTTGGTGGAGGAGTGTGACCAGCgttttgatgaggagacGTGTGAAGCGATATTGgcaaaaatcaatgagGTAGTTCCTAAAGCGGAGACAGAAGAGGGagacgaagaggaaatcaaggaagaagaggagtGATTCCTCAGTTCTGGACTCTGTACTCTCTATTTGCATTACTATAACTTCATCAATAACTTTTACATGAAAGGCTCCATAATCAGCTTGGTGCCTTCGAATGGGTCGTTGTCTAAGGCGTTTGCCTCGTCTATGTTGCGTGGCTGCAAAGTTCGTCTCTCCCATTGGTCCTTGAGCTTATACACCATCTCGCTTACGTCCAGGAGAAGACCAGCAGGGCCGACTGCAAACATTGACTCGCAGTCTGCATCGGCTTTCATCCATGTGTGCTCAACAGGCTCGTTGAGCGACTCTCTATCAATATCCTCGTTCTGCTGATGGATGAGATCTCTCAGAAGGATACGAGCTAATGCTGATGATTCGGTGGCCAAGTCCATGCTTTCATCTTCACATAGCTCGGGGGTTTCGTTGCTATCAACACCGAAGTGGTTTTTGATCAAGTGCTCTATAACGGGCCATCCATAGGCATTGgagaatcttcttctcaccaCAATATTATTATGAGCATCCGGTTTAAGTTTAACAAGAACTTTTCTCCACAGCATCAGTTTATGATACTCGCGAGCAATCTCCTCTTCTAATCGTTCCATTTCCTCGTCTCTTGCAAGCTTCGTGATCGATTCGCCTGTCGCAGTGAGCTTTTGCATCATGGTTTGTTGCTTTTCCAGTTCGTCTTTCTCTTCGATCCTGAAAGGCGGTAAGTCAGCGTCATGATAGACCTTGTCATGAACAATGACATTATCTCTGGAAGAAGGGTTTGTAATGTATTTGAGAGACGGTTGTGGAGGAAGTATTAAAGATGTTGCGCTTTCCACCAACGATGGTTTTGGTATCCCTCCAAACGTACCCTCTTTACTATTGTTTTCCTGAGTAGTGGTTTGGAAACGATTGTATTTGTCAGCATCGCTCTTGCGCTGCTTCTGAGGTAGGAAATAGGATAGCACCGCACCAATAGCCAGCGTTTGGGTGTCTGCATTATCTGGGAGGTCTTGAGGAATCTCTCCAGTGGTTCCCGGCTCTGGATCCTTGCCCAATGCTGATAAGCCGTCGTAGTCTAGATAAAGCAAGGCAGAGGTACGGAGGGGAACAATCCCGTCATTCACCGCATTAGCATATAGCGTTCTTCTAATGAAACGCTTAAGAATACGATGAGTAGGCCCTGTAGGTagcaagagcaaaagaGGCTTGTTGTTTGTTTCCGTGTATTGTAAACCCAACTCTTGCCCCGTTTTGCCCACAACGCCAGCCAAGAGCGCTAGCTTTATGTAAACAGGATTTTCATGGACCACGCCGATCATTGGCGACGCTAGAgtgatgaagttgatggGCTTaacttgttgaaagaaCCATGGGAAGTTTGCCTCCAAGTACGCCACGGCAAAGGTTTGTATGAGGCCGCCTAGCGAGTGACCAATGAAGGAGATTTTGTTGACGTTTCCCTTCAATGTCTCGTTGTGAGTGACAAGTTCGATGACGTAATCAGCGACTCTACTGCCCAAATACTTAATTCCTCTTTCTGTCTTGCACACATTGCCAAAGTAGCCCTTGACAACGATGTTCTCGTCCCCGCTAGCTTTGTCTATTTGTTCCTTTATGAAAAACATATCAGACAGAACATTGGCATGTAGTCCGTGAgtcaaaatcaccaagtGTATCGGGCGAGATGTGTCCGGAATCGGCATATTCCACAAGTCTAGAGTGTCGTGCACCAGGACCAGCACAAACGGGTGGGGCACCACCTGAACATGCGATTCCGAGAGCCACTCACGACGAGCGGCAATGGACACCTCAAAATTCGTCGTCACCGAGGCATTGAAGATCGCCTGCGACACAACGTCAATAGTCCATCTATAGTGCGGTTTATATTGATGGCACAGCAATTCCACGTAGAAGCTTTGTCCCGGCAAGAGCTGAGGTTCGTATACGGGCTGATCAGCCGTGACAAACACATTTTTCGAGATGTCGTAGTCGTCTGTACGGCAATCCACATACAACACATAAGGACCAGCCAAGTACGCAGCTCTCATGGGCAAAGGCTCGGTattcttcaccttcacccaTAGCGATTTGGGAGGCTGGGAAGCGTAGTGTTCGGCAGAATCAAACGGAGCAAAGTCCACGTTGAAGCGAAAACTCTGCCCGATCTTCACAGAGTGGGCAGACCTGTGAAGAAGCATATGTTCGTTCTTCTCAGACTCTCTGGAGAAAGGTAGGTAGTCCAGCGCTTTAGCCGAAAGGTCCTGGGCAACCTGGGGTACAATCAGAGGAATGTACTGATTGAGCGATCCCCTTGGGAGCATGAAGGGGAAGCAAAAATGCGATTGAAAGCTTGAAAGTGTAAGGTGGGCGATGGAGTAAGTAGCTAGGTAGTTGTTGGGATGTCACCTTGATATGGGCCTTATGCAGGTAGCAGACACTAGCAAtgaaggtgatgaagaaggccCTTGATCTTTTCCAGGATAACTGAGTGATGGTAGAGAAGACGGTCTCGTTTGATTATTTGTTTGGAGTCAGCaaactttttttggtcAAGTTAGGTGTCTTTGCATAAGCTAACGGGCCATACGTTCGCAGCCAGCCAGTGTGGGGAAGGTCCAAATATGATAGTCACATGGCAGATAGTGATGCCCACATTGCATTTAATTCAATTAAATGTAGAGGCAAGCTGTGATGCTTTGGATGAATAAATCCTACTTTTGGTGGATATGGCGTATTTTGTGGTTGGTGGGTGGTCGCACCTCTTTTATCCGGACAGCTAGGGGGATGTAATACCAGATTGGATGGCGATACacacaaaagaaacacctcTTGGGATTCCATGAGAGATGGAGAATTCAGAGTGTAGTGTTTTAGCCTTACGAAAGCTTGGAAACGTGTTGAAGGGACCGcttggtggctgcaaaatccgGATAAGAGAGGTGCGAGATCGAAAGTATAATTTTCGGAAAACCTTATGATAGGCATTTACCGTGTGATGTATAAGGAAGCTCTACTTGTGCTCATTGAGAGATCTAAAGTGGATTCTGGTGAATGCATCTTCACACCTGCTATCTTTTACAATTGACAGAACTTGATAGAGGCAGTCTTCCTTACCTTGAGGTGGATACGACAGCAGTACTGAACGAAGCGAAAGAGCCacattgaagattttggaaaTATCACATTGGTCGAAGTTCCTACAAACCTCGGAAGATTATCTATCTTAAGCGGGAATTCTCAATTGGAATGTGCAAcgtttggctgcgaataCAGGCATCTCTCAGAAAGGCAAAAACAGGTATCAGCAGATGGTCGTCGTTTCCTAATAGTTTGGACACTTTTCCATATTTGAATATTTTGGTGAGTTTTTTCGATGCTGACAATACTTTCATGcttcaaagctttcttGGGGGACTGCTTCTACTGTCCCTACCAACAAGTAACTTCGAGTGCGAAATTCTACATATCAACTAAAGCGTACCACCATGTCTGAGGACGATGGAGACTTCCACCCAATTGAGTTGGCCGCacactctcttctttccgGCTCTCTAGATAGTCTTAATGAGAACTTTCTACAGTTGCATCGGTCTCAGCACGTGTTGTTGACGAGACTCAAAATGATCTCTGATCGACTAGACAAGATAGAAGGTGGGCTTGGTGATAAAATTGCTGCTAGTGATGTTACGGCCGTATACCAGCAGGTGAAGGCTATCAAGGCGAAGTTGCAAGAGTCGGAGAAACGGCTAACAAAAGTAGAAAAAAGAGTTGACAGGCTATGACTCAGGAACTGAAGCGATTGGAACTTAGAGCGATGGGTATGAGTAAGCTTTCAATAGAGCTCACTACGGAGATCAGCTGGACTGACAAGATAAATATCTATGTATTTTACCAAGCTCcaatgtcaagaagcttgtaTGGGTACCCTCTGGACTTGAAACTAAAGAGGGACACGTAGACGCTGTAGGCTACGTAGATCAAGCCTGTTACCACCACCACGGCAAGAAGCTGAACTttggagttgttgattttgggcACCTTAGTGGCCAACAAGACGAACATCAAGCCCAAGAATCCGTACATGGACGAGACAAGCTGCGTCTCCAAACCGTACTGGTTCTGGGGCGATGCAGCAAGGTACTCGATGCCGCCGTTGTTTTCCCTGACAAACGGAGCCAGACGAATCTGGTTGAACATGTAGCCAGCAAGGAACATGAGAATAGCACCCGACGAAAGTGTACCCCACACGTACGACGACTTCACAACTGCAAGCGCATAGTTACTGTACCTTCTTATAAGCATCACCAAGGCAAAAGTGACCGCGGCGTTCATGGCCACTTTACTCCAGTCCAAAGGAATATGGATCTCCACTGGCACTCCGACAATCTCACGAACCCATTGGGCAATCAACGTGGTGTGGTCACCCTGGTAGAATTGGTACTGGGAGTTGTTGTGAAGGAAGCTGTTCAGCTTTGCACCTGGAGCTGATGGGGGAAAGTGATAGATCTTAGGAATTGAGTCCAATTGCATGAGCtgaaaaagcttcttgttgttgacaaagtcaGACTCCAAGAAATAGATATTGGTTCTTCCCTCCTCcagcttctcctcctcgctGAACCCATGTGGGTGGAAATGTGTCCATGAAGTGGCGACCGTCTTATACAGAGGGTGAACTTCACGACACAAAAGACAGTTAAGCTGGGGTGAGTCCGAGGCCATGTACAAAATCAAGTGGTAGTCTCTGTCTCCATACAAGAACTTTTCGAAGTTATCGTCCCGGATTTCGATCACGGAGTTCCGGCCCTTCAGAGACACCAATTTCTGCATTTCCTCGTCTGTGTATGCGGCCATCGCCGTCCAACACCATGCCACAAGTAATAGAAATTGAGTCCACTTCATGGTGATATGCTGGAAATTAGGTAGAGGTTGAACACGTCAAGTTGATAGTCGCGATTGACAGGTGAGATCACGTGGACGATCACGTGTAAATGGCTACTAAAACATAGAGGAGAGAGAATAGTGATGTGCAGCGAATCAAACAATTTAGAATAAACAacgtcatcttcattatcATGAAGTCTAGTCGTACGGACAAAATTGCATCTAAAGCAGTAAAATAAAACAGATCTGCGCTAATGCTTTCAGTCCTTAATTATCTTCACCCTTGATTGAGAGTTTACTTGATGAACCCAAACTCACACGGCATGTTCCTTCACCAGTCTCGAATCGCTCCACTAGCAAGATGTAGTCATGCTCGGGCTTCTTGAGAACGCCATCCACGAAAACGCCATACACACTGTCGTTCCACTTGTTATTTATCACAACAGGCTCCTGGGTTAGTCCATCAAAGATAGAAGCACGCATAG
This DNA window, taken from Candidozyma auris chromosome 7, complete sequence, encodes the following:
- a CDS encoding DNA-directed RNA polymerase III subunit RPC17; this encodes MKVLKERVAFLSDYEVLEHLNGLKEKYNWTFTPQEEKDSKSKRKRFTGAGLDLEVITRDITSCLGKSAAGEIPNTEAVMEIMTFLNQYELMKVEKLQILNSLPRSMVHLYALVEECDQRFDEETCEAILAKINEVVPKAETEEGDEEEIKEEEE
- a CDS encoding putative lipase translates to MLPRGSLNQYIPSIVPQVAQDLSAKASDYLPFSRESEKNEHMLLHRSAHSVKIGQSFRFNVDFAPFDSAEHYASQPPKSLWVKVKNTEPLPMRAAYLAGPYVLYVDCRTDDYDISKNVFVTADQPVYEPQLLPGQSFYVELSCHQYKPHYRWTIDVVSQAIFNASVTTNFEVSIAARREWLSESHVQVVPHPFVSVSVHDTLDLWNMPIPDTSRPIHLVILTHGLHANVSSDMFFIKEQIDKASGDENIVVKGYFGNVCKTERGIKYLGSRVADYVIELVTHNETLKGNVNKISFIGHSLGGLIQTFAVAYLEANFPWFFQQVKPINFITLASPMIGVVHENPVYIKLALLAGVVGKTGQELGLQYTETNNKPLLLLLPTGPTHRILKRFIRRTLYANAVNDGIVPLRTSALLYLDYDGLSALGKDPEPGTTGEIPQDLPDNADTQTSAIGAVLSYFLPQKQRKSDADKYNRFQTTTQENNSKEGTFGGIPKPSLVESATSLILPPQPSLKYITNPSSRDNVIVHDKVYHDADLPPFRIEEKDESEKQQTMMQKLTATGESITKLARDEEMERLEEEIAREYHKSMSWRKVLVKLKPDAHNNIVVRRRFSNAYGWPVIEHLIKNHFGVDSNETPELCEDESMDLATESSALARILSRDLIHQQNEDIDRESLNEPVEHTWMKADADCESMFAVGPAGLLSDVSEMVYKLKDQWERRTLQPRNIDEANALDNDPFEGTKSIMEPFM
- the HAS1 gene encoding ATP-dependent RNA helicase HAS1, encoding MGKKSKSKKESAKQPESKPQKRTHEEAEISDTEKLMDEVDGDFDDIAKLLGDNVKDPDAAKEAKKKAKKEKAEAQKAEQDKAIKPTLEKTAEDDNEEGLNTDFEKADLSEPTMKAIRAMKFTKMTKVQAKTIPPLLAGRDVLGAAKTGSGKTLAFLIPAIELLYSLKFKPRNGTGVIVISPTRELALQIFGVARELMEHHSQTFGIVIGGANRRQEADKLMKGVNLLIATPGRLLDHLQNTEGFVFKNLKALVIDEADRILEIGFEEEMKQIIKILPNENRQSMLFSATQTTKVEDLARMSLRPGPLYINVVPESAASTADGLEQGYVVCDSDKRFLLLFSFLKRNAKKKIIVFLSSCNCVKYFGELLNYIDLPVLDLHGKQKQAKRTNTFFEFCNAKQGTLICTDVAARGLDIPAVDWIIQFDPPDDPRDYIHRVGRTARGTEGKGKSLMFLTPNELGFLRYLKAANVPLNEYEFPANKIANVQSQLTKLIKSNYWLHQSAKDGYRSYLQAYASHHLKTVYQIDKLDLVKVAKSFGFEVPPKVNITIGASGKSIEKKHKKQRRS
- a CDS encoding dolichyl-diphosphooligosaccharide--protein glycotransferase OST3 — its product is MKWTQFLLLVAWCWTAMAAYTDEEMQKLVSSKGRNSVIEIRDDNFEKFLYGDRDYHLILYMASDSPQLNCLLCREVHPSYKTVATSWTHFHPHGFSEEEKSEEGRTNIYFLESDFVNNKKLFQLMQLDSIPKIYHFPPSAPGAKSNSFLHNNSQYQFYQGDHTTLIAQWVREIVGVPVEIHIPLDWSKVAMNAAVTFALVMLIRRYSNYALAVVKSSYVWGTLSSGAILMFLAGYMFNQIRSAPFVRENNGGIEYLAASPQNQYGLETQLVSSMYGFLGLMFVLLATKVPKINNSKVQLLAVVVVTGLIYVAYSVYVSLFSFKSRGYPYKLLDIGAW